The following proteins are encoded in a genomic region of Triticum dicoccoides isolate Atlit2015 ecotype Zavitan chromosome 1B, WEW_v2.0, whole genome shotgun sequence:
- the LOC119325589 gene encoding glutathione S-transferase 4-like, whose product MGGAVKVYGVAASPFVATVLLCLEEVGADYELLPLDMAAREQRTEPHLSRNPFGKIPALEDGELTLFESRAISRYVLRKYGGTSATDLLRASSLEESAMVDVWMEVEAHQYQPAIANVVRQCVILPFIGGARDQAVVEEYVGKLEKVLDVYEARLSSSPYLAGDFFSLADLVHFGFTYCLVAGTEFATLLESRASVMAWWGRIMARPSVKKVAPLIHLGLKLSSSA is encoded by the exons CGTCGCGACGGTGCTGCTTTGCCTGGAGGAGGTCGGCGCCGACTACGAgctcctccccctcgacatggcTGCGCGGGAGCAGAGGACCGAGCCACACCTCTCTCGGAAC CCATTCGGCAAGATCCCAGCGTTGGAGGACGGGGAGTTGACTCTCTTCG AATCGCGCGCGATTTCTCGGTACGTGCTCCGCAAGTACGGAGGCACCAGCGCCACCGATCTTCTAAGGGCATCCAGCCTAGAAGAATCAGCCATGGTGGACGTGTGGATGGAGGTGGAGGCCCACCAGTACCAGCCGGCCATCGCCAACGTCGTCCGGCAGTGCGTCATCCTGCCGTTCATCGGCGGCGCGCGAGACCAGGCCGTCGTCGAGGAGTACGTCGGGAAGCTCGAGAAGGTCCTCGACGTGTACGAGGCGCGGCTGTCGAGCTCGCCGTACCTCGCCGGGGACTTCTTCAGCCTCGCCGACCTCGTCCACTTCGGCTTCACCTACTGCCTGGTGGCCGGCACCGAGTTCGCGACGCTGCTGGAGTCGCGCGCGAGCGTCATGGCGTGGTGGGGGCGCATCATGGCCAGGCCCTCGGTGAAGAAAGTGGCCCCGCTCATCCACCTCGGATTGAAGCTATCCTCGTCTGCTTAA